One Phycisphaera mikurensis NBRC 102666 DNA window includes the following coding sequences:
- the ahcY gene encoding adenosylhomocysteinase gives MTAAPSVLNAPHDAPPGADPQHGDLPTAQTRGGLTFKVADLSEESVRYGRTEIRLAEEEMPGLMACRREYGESQPLKGQRIMGSLHMTIQTAVLIETLVELGAEVRWVSCNIFSTQDHAAAAVVAGPSGTADKPKGVPVYAWKGESLADYWWCTEQALRFENGDGPTLIVDDGGDATMLIHKGVEFELAGSVPGPETTDNVEFKEVLKTLARVQQETPDRWQKVAAACKGVSEETTTGIKALNKLEKDGKLLFPAINVNDSCTKSKFDNLYGCRHSLIDGLFRATDVMVSGKVAIVCGYGDVGKGCCQSLRGQGARVIVTEIDPICALQAAMEGYEVTTLEDALPEADIVITTTGNYDIIRLEHMQAMKDKTIVGNIGHFDNEIQMAKLEKAATRTNIKPQYDEWTFEDGHSILILAEGRLLNLGCATGHPSFVMSASFTNQTIAQIDLALAANGQDSLSGLTYAENKVTLLPKILDEKVARLHLGKLGVKLTELSEDQADYIAVEKDGPYKPSHYRY, from the coding sequence ATGACCGCCGCCCCCTCCGTCCTCAACGCCCCCCACGATGCCCCCCCCGGTGCCGACCCCCAGCACGGCGACCTCCCGACCGCCCAGACCCGCGGCGGCCTCACCTTCAAGGTCGCCGACCTCTCCGAGGAGAGCGTCCGCTACGGCCGCACCGAGATCCGCCTCGCCGAGGAAGAGATGCCCGGCCTCATGGCCTGCCGCCGCGAGTACGGCGAGTCCCAGCCGCTCAAGGGCCAGCGGATCATGGGCTCGCTGCACATGACCATCCAGACCGCCGTCCTCATCGAGACGCTCGTCGAGCTCGGCGCCGAGGTCCGCTGGGTCTCGTGCAACATCTTCTCCACGCAGGACCACGCCGCCGCCGCCGTGGTCGCCGGCCCCTCGGGCACCGCCGACAAGCCCAAGGGCGTGCCGGTGTACGCCTGGAAGGGCGAGAGCCTCGCCGACTACTGGTGGTGCACCGAGCAGGCGCTGCGGTTCGAGAACGGTGACGGTCCCACCCTGATCGTCGACGACGGCGGCGACGCCACGATGCTCATCCACAAGGGCGTCGAGTTCGAGCTCGCCGGCTCCGTGCCCGGCCCCGAGACCACCGACAACGTCGAGTTCAAGGAGGTCCTCAAGACGCTCGCCCGCGTGCAGCAGGAGACCCCGGACCGCTGGCAGAAGGTCGCCGCCGCGTGCAAGGGTGTCTCCGAGGAGACGACCACCGGCATCAAGGCGCTCAACAAGCTGGAGAAGGACGGCAAGCTGCTCTTCCCGGCGATCAACGTCAACGACAGCTGCACCAAGAGCAAGTTCGACAACCTCTACGGCTGCCGCCACTCGCTGATCGACGGGCTCTTCCGCGCCACCGACGTGATGGTCTCCGGCAAGGTCGCCATCGTCTGCGGCTACGGCGACGTCGGCAAGGGCTGCTGCCAGAGCCTCCGCGGCCAGGGCGCCCGCGTCATCGTCACCGAGATCGACCCGATCTGCGCCCTGCAGGCCGCGATGGAGGGCTACGAGGTCACGACGCTCGAGGACGCGCTCCCCGAGGCCGACATCGTCATCACCACCACCGGCAACTACGACATCATCCGCCTGGAGCACATGCAGGCAATGAAGGACAAGACGATCGTCGGCAACATCGGGCACTTCGACAACGAGATCCAGATGGCCAAGCTCGAGAAGGCCGCCACGCGGACCAACATCAAGCCGCAGTACGACGAGTGGACCTTCGAGGACGGCCACAGCATCCTGATCCTCGCCGAGGGCCGGCTGCTCAACCTGGGCTGCGCCACCGGGCACCCCAGCTTCGTGATGTCCGCCAGCTTCACCAACCAGACGATCGCGCAGATCGACCTGGCGCTGGCGGCCAACGGGCAGGATTCGCTCAGCGGGCTCACCTACGCGGAGAACAAGGTCACGCTCCTGCCGAAGATCCTCGACGAGAAGGTCGCCCGCCTGCACCTGGGCAAGCTGGGTGTCAAGCTGACCGAGCTCTCGGAGGATCAGGCCGATTACATCGCGGTGGAGAAGGACGGGCCATACAAGCCGTCGCATTACCGCTACTGA
- a CDS encoding cytochrome c oxidase assembly factor Coa1 family protein: MPVHGTLRRVLVTAMIPLAVGAVCFAAVSFWVVSAVKSHPAYAAALAAVRAEPAVIAALGTPLEAGFWAQGGGDEAAGRFEAMFSVSGPRGDAGVRLLARADGPAWELVFLDVGANLPGGRQKVFVLRNDELPVRFGVQRDALAAPADAPADDPPR; this comes from the coding sequence GTGCCCGTGCACGGCACGCTGCGGCGCGTGCTGGTGACGGCGATGATCCCGCTGGCGGTCGGCGCGGTCTGCTTCGCCGCGGTCTCGTTCTGGGTCGTGAGCGCGGTGAAGTCGCACCCCGCGTACGCCGCTGCGCTCGCCGCGGTGCGGGCCGAGCCGGCGGTGATCGCGGCGCTGGGGACGCCGCTGGAAGCCGGCTTCTGGGCGCAGGGCGGCGGAGACGAAGCGGCCGGCCGCTTCGAGGCGATGTTCAGCGTGAGCGGCCCCCGCGGCGACGCCGGGGTCCGCTTGCTCGCGCGAGCCGACGGCCCGGCGTGGGAGCTGGTCTTCCTCGACGTCGGCGCGAACCTGCCCGGCGGGCGCCAGAAGGTCTTCGTCCTCCGCAACGACGAGCTGCCCGTCCGCTTCGGGGTGCAGCGCGACGCGCTGGCCGCGCCGGCGGACGCTCCCGCCGACGACCCGCCGCGGTGA
- a CDS encoding 2-oxoglutarate dehydrogenase E1 component encodes MPSPSAANLAYVEGLYADWLEDPASVDLSWVETFEQWEGVLGGRGAVEPEADRRSLYGGAGRPEVGGHAAPPVINGYNGRAEPLPPVASADEAEAVALQHRVDMLVRNHRVRGHIAASLDPLAEPSELPEELKASFYGFTDADMSRAFVLSDGGIRGDGQTMTLRSIIEHVRATYCGDVAAQFMHIDNLQVRQWLQAHMESTENQVKLTKKEQVRILTRLTDATLFEEFIQKKFIGAKSFSLEGGETLIPLLDLTLEHAGADGIQEIVIGMAHRGRLNVLRNILEKPAAQIFREFQDVNPEKYMGGGDVKYHLGHSGNWKTRGGKKIHLSLCFNPSHLEYVNTVALGRMRAKQDRSGLHSRGERGFVTLIHGDAAFAGEGIVQETLNLSQLPGYHTGGTLHVIINNQIGFTTVARDARSGRYCTDIAKMLQIPIFHVNGEKPEAVAAVVKLAMDFRMKFKRDVVIDMYCYRRRGHNEGDEPSYTQPLAYAKIDRRPPVRETYLESLMEIGGVTRDDADQIARRRTELLEKGLAKSKEGRSDEEPAPERPERRANPRGLWSGYVGGLEREAEDPDTGVDRDTLAALLRRQGELPAGFNLHPKLKRLLRLHEEMAEGERPLDWAAGESLALATLAVERHRIRLSGQDVQRGTFSHRHAVLHDVKTGETWTPLQHLSAEQATVELYNSPLSEAGVLGFEYGFSLDYPCGLTVWEAQFGDFVNCAQPIIDQFITSAEDKWKRLSGLVMLLPHGFEGQGPEHSSARLERFLNQCAEDNVQVCNCTTPAQLFHLLRRQVKRRLRKPLIVMTPKSLLRHPRCVSSLDELAEGRFRRVLRDHTAEGAALDGPDPNREKPDRILLCSGKIYYELLEQREKLGRQEVPILRLEQLYPFPVKELTEVLEPYGDDLPVVWVQEEPRNMGAWQFLKGGYGYRLLHRWDMTRVARVPSASPATGSRAAHQIEQARLLDDAFGDEVLHRFSTDTRYNTAAREHLTRNEASGEHPAITDGELQDEAENLVKAQSDMAGS; translated from the coding sequence ATGCCCTCCCCCTCCGCCGCCAATCTCGCCTACGTCGAAGGCCTCTACGCCGACTGGCTCGAGGATCCCGCCTCCGTGGATCTCTCCTGGGTCGAGACCTTCGAGCAGTGGGAAGGCGTGCTGGGCGGCCGCGGCGCGGTCGAGCCCGAGGCCGATCGGCGCAGCCTCTACGGCGGGGCCGGGCGGCCCGAGGTCGGCGGCCACGCCGCGCCGCCCGTCATCAACGGCTACAACGGGCGGGCCGAGCCGCTGCCGCCGGTGGCTTCGGCCGACGAAGCCGAGGCCGTTGCGCTGCAGCACCGCGTGGACATGCTCGTGCGGAACCACCGCGTCCGCGGCCACATCGCCGCCAGCCTCGACCCGCTCGCCGAGCCTTCGGAGCTGCCCGAGGAGCTCAAAGCTTCCTTCTACGGCTTCACCGACGCCGATATGTCGCGCGCGTTCGTGCTCTCCGACGGCGGCATCCGCGGCGACGGGCAGACGATGACGCTGCGCTCGATCATCGAGCACGTGCGGGCGACGTACTGCGGCGACGTCGCGGCCCAGTTCATGCACATCGACAACCTGCAGGTCCGCCAGTGGCTGCAGGCGCACATGGAGTCGACCGAGAACCAGGTCAAGCTCACCAAGAAGGAGCAGGTGCGGATCCTCACGCGCCTCACCGACGCGACGCTGTTCGAAGAGTTCATCCAGAAGAAGTTCATCGGGGCCAAGAGCTTCTCCCTGGAAGGCGGCGAGACGCTGATCCCGCTGCTGGACCTCACCCTCGAGCACGCCGGCGCCGACGGCATCCAGGAGATCGTCATCGGCATGGCCCACCGCGGCCGGTTGAACGTGCTGCGGAACATCCTCGAGAAGCCGGCGGCGCAGATCTTCCGCGAGTTCCAGGACGTGAACCCCGAGAAGTACATGGGCGGCGGGGACGTGAAGTACCACCTGGGCCACTCGGGCAACTGGAAGACGCGCGGCGGCAAGAAGATCCACCTCTCGCTCTGCTTCAACCCCAGCCACCTGGAGTACGTCAACACCGTCGCCCTGGGCCGCATGCGGGCCAAGCAGGACCGCAGCGGCCTGCACTCCCGGGGCGAGCGCGGCTTCGTGACGCTGATCCACGGCGACGCCGCGTTCGCGGGCGAGGGCATCGTGCAGGAGACGCTGAACCTCAGCCAGCTGCCCGGCTACCACACCGGCGGCACGCTGCACGTGATCATCAACAACCAGATCGGCTTCACGACGGTCGCACGCGACGCGCGGAGCGGCCGCTACTGCACCGACATCGCGAAGATGCTCCAGATCCCGATCTTCCACGTCAACGGCGAGAAGCCCGAGGCCGTGGCCGCGGTGGTGAAGCTGGCGATGGACTTCCGGATGAAGTTCAAGCGCGACGTCGTGATCGACATGTACTGCTACCGCCGGCGCGGCCACAACGAGGGGGACGAACCCAGCTACACCCAGCCCCTCGCGTACGCCAAGATCGACCGGCGGCCGCCCGTGCGGGAAACCTACCTGGAGTCGTTGATGGAGATCGGCGGCGTCACCCGCGACGACGCCGACCAGATCGCCCGGCGTCGCACCGAGCTGCTCGAGAAGGGGCTCGCCAAGAGCAAGGAGGGCCGCTCCGACGAGGAGCCCGCCCCCGAGCGGCCGGAGCGTCGGGCCAACCCCCGGGGCCTGTGGTCCGGCTACGTCGGCGGCCTCGAGCGCGAGGCGGAGGACCCCGACACCGGCGTCGACCGCGACACGCTCGCGGCGCTGCTGCGCCGGCAGGGCGAGCTGCCCGCGGGCTTCAACCTCCATCCCAAGCTCAAGCGCCTGCTCCGCCTGCACGAGGAGATGGCCGAGGGCGAACGCCCGCTGGATTGGGCCGCCGGCGAGTCGCTCGCGCTCGCCACGCTCGCCGTCGAGCGCCACCGCATCCGCCTCTCGGGGCAGGACGTGCAGCGGGGCACCTTCAGCCACCGCCACGCCGTGCTCCACGACGTCAAGACCGGCGAGACCTGGACGCCGCTGCAGCACCTCTCCGCCGAGCAGGCGACCGTGGAGCTGTACAACTCGCCGCTGTCCGAGGCCGGCGTGCTCGGCTTCGAGTACGGCTTCAGCCTCGACTACCCCTGCGGGCTGACCGTGTGGGAGGCGCAGTTCGGCGACTTCGTCAATTGCGCCCAGCCGATCATCGACCAGTTCATCACCAGCGCCGAGGACAAGTGGAAGCGGCTCTCGGGCCTGGTGATGCTGCTCCCGCACGGCTTCGAGGGCCAGGGCCCCGAGCACTCGTCGGCGCGGCTGGAGCGCTTCCTCAACCAGTGCGCCGAGGACAACGTGCAGGTCTGCAACTGCACCACGCCGGCGCAGCTGTTCCACCTGCTCCGCCGGCAGGTGAAGCGGAGGCTCCGCAAGCCGCTGATCGTGATGACGCCCAAGTCGCTCCTGCGGCACCCCCGCTGCGTCAGCTCGCTGGACGAGCTGGCGGAGGGCCGCTTCCGCCGCGTGCTGCGCGACCACACCGCCGAGGGCGCCGCCCTCGACGGCCCCGACCCCAACCGCGAGAAGCCCGACCGCATCCTCCTGTGCTCCGGCAAGATCTACTACGAGCTGCTCGAGCAGCGCGAGAAGCTCGGCCGCCAGGAGGTGCCCATCCTCCGCTTGGAGCAACTCTACCCCTTCCCGGTGAAGGAGCTCACCGAGGTGCTCGAGCCCTACGGCGACGACCTCCCCGTCGTCTGGGTGCAGGAAGAGCCCCGGAACATGGGGGCGTGGCAGTTCCTCAAGGGCGGCTACGGCTACCGCCTCCTGCACCGCTGGGACATGACCCGCGTCGCCCGCGTGCCGTCGGCCTCGCCCGCCACCGGCAGCCGCGCCGCCCACCAGATCGAGCAGGCCCGGCTGCTCGACGACGCCTTCGGCGACGAGGTGCTGCACCGCTTCAGCACCGACACCCGCTACAACACCGCCGCGCGCGAGCACCTCACGCGGAACGAGGCCTCCGGCGAGCACCCCGCCATCACCGACGGCGAGCTGCAGGACGAGGCGGAGAACCTCGTCAAGGCCCAGAGCGACATGGCAGGGAGCTGA
- a CDS encoding sulfite exporter TauE/SafE family protein, which produces MPDLASLDLLLIALLGLAAGLTGGMLGIGGSTVIIPGLAVVLGPAQHLFQAAAMIVNVAVSAPAAWGHWRAGAVRLRVLAWLLPAALAGVLAGVGASNLELFRGRDGGLLLGRCLAAFLLYAAVANAWKIIKGRRAARHAGAGDTRAADEAEPPVRPGRTVAIGGAMGGTAGLLGIGGGAVAVPLQQLLLKLPLRQAIANSSCAICVSAGIGAVLKNATLPQHVGLGGVALTPTSGLYLAALLAPTAFVGGRLGAMLTHRLPLEKVRAAFVVLMLVAAWKMAAG; this is translated from the coding sequence ATGCCCGACCTCGCCAGCCTCGACCTCCTCCTGATCGCCCTGCTGGGCCTCGCCGCCGGCCTCACCGGCGGGATGCTCGGCATCGGCGGGTCCACGGTCATCATCCCGGGGCTGGCCGTGGTGCTCGGGCCGGCGCAGCACCTCTTCCAGGCGGCGGCGATGATCGTCAACGTCGCGGTCTCGGCGCCCGCGGCCTGGGGGCACTGGCGGGCGGGGGCGGTGCGGCTGCGGGTGCTGGCGTGGCTGCTGCCGGCGGCGCTGGCCGGGGTCCTCGCGGGCGTCGGGGCCAGCAACCTGGAGCTGTTCCGCGGGCGGGACGGGGGCCTGCTGCTCGGCCGCTGCCTCGCGGCGTTCCTGCTCTACGCGGCGGTTGCGAACGCCTGGAAGATCATCAAGGGGCGGCGGGCGGCGCGGCACGCGGGAGCGGGTGACACGCGAGCGGCCGACGAGGCGGAGCCGCCGGTGCGGCCGGGGCGGACGGTGGCGATCGGCGGGGCAATGGGCGGCACGGCGGGGCTGCTTGGGATCGGCGGCGGCGCGGTGGCGGTGCCGCTGCAGCAGCTGCTGCTGAAGCTCCCGCTGCGGCAGGCGATCGCCAACAGCAGCTGCGCGATCTGCGTGAGCGCGGGCATCGGCGCCGTGCTCAAGAACGCGACGCTCCCGCAGCACGTGGGGCTCGGGGGGGTGGCCCTCACGCCGACCTCGGGGCTCTACCTGGCGGCGCTGCTGGCACCGACCGCCTTCGTCGGCGGGCGGCTGGGGGCGATGCTCACCCACCGGCTGCCGCTGGAGAAGGTGCGGGCCGCATTCGTGGTGCTGATGCTGGTGGCGGCCTGGAAGATGGCGGCGGGGTGA
- a CDS encoding AAA family ATPase yields MSADTQNTDGFETQTAEEEAKRRREQVLALFRGRLHWAVILALVLGSAAAVAGYFSKKPSYQAEGSIKILVEVATGVGNVDAPPMFKSYVKEQASLIDSYDVAERVLQSDAWKAASQQTGAEAISAGEFLSLLSASAGGSSEYTIVVTFTHPNSFMAATGLNEALRAYRELYRRDVAVRYDGQQREIRNELLGVDTELKNLRDKIQANLEVEEPTFRNRLIAQNDKLVNLDQALRAIRAEMNFGGAVAGEDPTVNEMQDARLVGVDEQIAAIERQIETLNNKGFDSGHRSVRDLEASIATLRGGRNEILQRIREGDTNMIGTEMAGMQRMAATIEREMEQTSALVTAMDAKLAATAPFRADVEKLQRIQSDLEIKERETRLKGAAENSRIVANFGVEPTQPSNAGARLQLAVLGFMGGAGMGLALIVLVGLLDSRLRHSADVKNGLYKTRMLGVLPSLPDSLTDPEQAERAAHAVNHIRTLLQINGPSDRVFSITGPAAGSGKSSLTVAMGLSFAASGNRVLLIDGDIVGAGLTRRLGAVVAKPFAEAVRESGRVSAADLDEAEAMAMHKNVSLADALVETGRLSREEAASIAGRAEDSAVGVVDVCEGLRLEDCVAPSGIPRLHVLPVGNARPEDAGLLSPKTLRKLLSAAREQYDIALIDTGPVLGSLEASMAAAEADATVLIVSRGDSRKIAERSLAHLREVGASVRGVVFNHALDDDLADSSYGSMVAQDRRGGSVQVDPAVAARFGPLGSAVASFGPAAAMTGEAGGAGEAGPAPLRGVA; encoded by the coding sequence ATGAGCGCCGACACCCAGAACACGGACGGATTCGAAACGCAGACCGCGGAGGAGGAGGCGAAGCGCCGCCGCGAGCAGGTGCTCGCCCTCTTCCGCGGCCGCCTGCACTGGGCCGTCATCCTCGCGCTCGTGCTGGGGTCCGCCGCCGCGGTTGCGGGGTACTTCTCCAAGAAGCCCAGCTACCAGGCGGAGGGCTCCATCAAGATCCTCGTCGAGGTCGCCACCGGCGTGGGGAACGTCGACGCCCCGCCGATGTTCAAGTCGTACGTGAAGGAGCAGGCCTCGCTGATCGACTCGTACGACGTCGCCGAGCGCGTGCTCCAGAGCGACGCCTGGAAGGCCGCGAGCCAGCAGACGGGCGCAGAGGCGATCTCCGCCGGCGAGTTCCTCAGCCTGCTGAGCGCGTCCGCGGGCGGTTCCAGCGAGTACACGATCGTGGTGACCTTCACCCACCCCAACAGCTTCATGGCGGCGACCGGCCTCAACGAGGCGTTGCGGGCGTACCGCGAGCTCTACCGCCGCGACGTCGCCGTGCGCTACGACGGCCAGCAGCGTGAGATCCGCAACGAGCTGCTCGGCGTCGACACGGAGCTCAAGAACCTGCGCGACAAGATCCAGGCGAACCTCGAGGTTGAGGAGCCCACGTTCCGCAACCGGCTGATCGCGCAGAACGACAAGCTCGTGAACCTCGACCAGGCCCTGCGGGCGATCCGCGCCGAGATGAACTTCGGCGGCGCGGTGGCGGGCGAAGACCCCACGGTGAACGAGATGCAGGACGCCCGCCTCGTGGGTGTCGACGAGCAGATCGCCGCGATCGAGCGGCAGATCGAGACGCTCAACAACAAGGGCTTCGACAGCGGCCACCGCAGCGTGCGCGACCTCGAGGCCTCCATCGCCACCCTCCGCGGGGGCCGCAACGAGATCCTCCAGCGCATCCGCGAGGGGGACACGAACATGATCGGGACCGAGATGGCCGGCATGCAGCGGATGGCCGCCACCATCGAGCGGGAGATGGAGCAGACCAGCGCCCTGGTGACCGCGATGGACGCCAAGCTCGCCGCCACCGCTCCCTTCCGGGCCGACGTCGAGAAGCTGCAGCGGATCCAGAGCGACCTGGAGATCAAGGAGCGCGAGACGCGGCTGAAGGGAGCGGCCGAGAACAGCCGGATCGTGGCCAACTTCGGCGTGGAGCCCACGCAGCCCTCCAACGCCGGGGCGCGCCTCCAGCTGGCGGTGCTGGGCTTCATGGGCGGGGCGGGCATGGGCCTGGCCCTCATCGTGCTCGTCGGCTTGCTCGACTCGCGCCTCCGCCACTCCGCCGACGTCAAGAACGGCCTCTACAAGACGCGCATGCTCGGCGTCCTGCCCAGCCTGCCCGACAGCCTGACCGACCCCGAGCAGGCGGAGCGGGCGGCTCACGCGGTCAACCACATCCGCACGCTGCTGCAGATCAACGGCCCCAGCGACCGGGTCTTCTCGATCACCGGCCCCGCGGCCGGCTCGGGCAAGAGCTCGCTGACCGTGGCCATGGGCCTCTCCTTCGCGGCCTCGGGCAACCGGGTGCTGCTCATCGACGGCGACATCGTCGGCGCCGGGCTCACCCGCCGCCTGGGCGCGGTGGTCGCCAAGCCCTTCGCCGAGGCCGTCCGCGAGTCGGGCCGCGTGTCCGCCGCCGACCTCGACGAGGCCGAGGCGATGGCGATGCACAAGAACGTCTCGCTCGCCGACGCCCTGGTCGAGACCGGCCGCCTGAGCCGCGAGGAGGCCGCGAGCATCGCCGGCCGCGCCGAGGACTCCGCCGTGGGCGTCGTCGACGTCTGCGAGGGTCTCCGCCTCGAGGACTGCGTGGCTCCCTCGGGCATCCCGCGTCTGCACGTCCTTCCCGTCGGCAACGCCCGGCCCGAGGACGCCGGCCTGCTCAGCCCCAAGACGCTGCGGAAGCTGCTCTCGGCGGCCCGGGAGCAGTACGACATCGCGCTCATCGACACCGGCCCGGTGCTCGGCTCGCTGGAGGCCTCCATGGCCGCCGCCGAGGCCGACGCGACCGTGCTCATCGTCAGCCGTGGCGACTCCCGGAAGATCGCCGAGCGTTCCCTCGCCCACCTCCGCGAGGTCGGCGCCAGCGTCCGCGGCGTTGTGTTCAACCACGCCCTCGACGACGACCTGGCCGACTCGTCCTATGGCTCGATGGTCGCCCAGGACCGCCGCGGCGGATCGGTGCAGGTCGACCCGGCCGTCGCCGCCCGCTTCGGCCCGCTCGGCTCGGCCGTGGCGAGCTTCGGCCCGGCGGCGGCGATGACCGGCGAAGCCGGCGGGGCCGGCGAGGCCGGCCCGGCTCCGCTCCGCGGGGTCGCCTGA
- a CDS encoding type II toxin-antitoxin system VapB family antitoxin, whose amino-acid sequence MDDKLVKDAMEVTGIEQRTALIHYALRDLLAREAALHLSNLGGSMPDIEDVPRRRPPVTRAS is encoded by the coding sequence TTGGACGACAAGCTCGTGAAGGACGCGATGGAGGTCACGGGCATCGAGCAGAGGACGGCTCTGATCCACTACGCGCTGAGGGATCTTCTGGCGCGCGAAGCCGCTCTCCACCTCTCGAACCTCGGTGGTTCGATGCCGGACATTGAGGACGTGCCTCGTCGCCGTCCGCCGGTGACGCGTGCCTCCTGA
- a CDS encoding glucose 1-dehydrogenase, producing MQISLEGRRVLVTGGSSGIGQAIAIACAGSGADVLFNYHADEKGAKHTAAEIEKLGRKAIYVQADVADRKSVAAMFKRMDAAFGGVDVLVNNAGVDGEKADTADIDPDAWTRIVNINLHGTFHGIREAVPRMKRQGSGVVVNITSVHDRVCWAGQSAYCASKAAVSMLSQSLAMELGDSGVRTVCVAPGAIKTDINEDVWSDPEKYADLKKKMPIGRIGTPEEVASVVVFLASDAASYVTGETVYVDGAMTNYPAFLHGG from the coding sequence ATGCAGATCTCCCTGGAAGGCAGACGGGTCCTGGTCACCGGCGGCAGTTCCGGCATCGGGCAGGCGATCGCAATCGCTTGCGCGGGCTCCGGCGCCGACGTGCTCTTCAACTACCACGCGGACGAGAAGGGCGCGAAGCACACGGCGGCCGAGATCGAGAAGCTCGGTCGGAAAGCCATCTACGTCCAGGCCGACGTCGCCGACCGCAAGTCCGTCGCGGCGATGTTCAAGCGGATGGACGCGGCGTTCGGCGGCGTCGACGTGCTCGTCAACAACGCCGGCGTCGACGGCGAGAAGGCCGACACCGCCGACATCGATCCCGACGCGTGGACCCGCATCGTGAACATCAACCTGCACGGCACCTTCCACGGCATCCGCGAGGCCGTGCCGCGGATGAAGCGCCAGGGCTCCGGCGTCGTCGTCAACATCACCAGCGTCCACGACCGCGTCTGCTGGGCCGGGCAGTCCGCCTACTGCGCCTCCAAGGCCGCGGTCTCGATGCTCAGCCAGAGCCTCGCGATGGAGCTCGGCGACTCGGGCGTCCGCACCGTCTGCGTCGCCCCCGGGGCGATCAAGACCGACATCAACGAGGACGTCTGGTCCGATCCAGAGAAGTACGCGGACCTCAAGAAGAAGATGCCCATCGGCCGCATCGGCACGCCCGAGGAGGTCGCCAGCGTCGTGGTCTTCCTCGCCTCCGACGCCGCCTCCTACGTCACCGGCGAGACCGTCTACGTCGACGGCGCCATGACCAACTACCCCGCCTTCCTCCACGGCGGGTAA
- a CDS encoding sugar transferase, translating to MISRATPEPTDPVRSHTVWGLDALQLHDRFWAARGVQVVRQGQPIELVGGAELYMLVDPHCLSIFRMGEIVDSFAWLRPELLLVRLHNTREKGYRERVVTDEHDRFRSFERHYGTGDWRLRRVAFTPSRKIAVRWQQDAEGNPWKRLRKGVPLDKRSAVSVEGSVYDSDNHAELNDFLRELVSRWKRPDTTIARAVARGGAKRRDAAHASGAWVDAADASDPDGWAGLPLGGGLGKGRQRPRGDGPRFIGPVWVGAGRDLSGVESVVGPAVLWDAPERRPRVEKLEWNAIEPTKVLTRPARVKTLTSLQRGTKRVFDVAMSLALGLPSLALFPFIATAIYIEDGRPFLFGHVRESRNGREFRCWKFRTMYNNAEHMKASLVQKNQADGPQFFIENDPRITRVGRVLRKLNLDELPQLWNVFRGEMSVVGPRPSPFKENQFCPPWREARLSVRPGITGLWQVNRSREDGKDFQEWIEYDIEYVENVSWRLDLWILAKQAMNIVGLSGAPAAAEGKPAPATPVAAPAPREAAGRG from the coding sequence ATGATCTCCAGAGCGACGCCCGAGCCGACGGATCCGGTCCGCTCCCACACGGTGTGGGGGCTGGACGCCCTGCAGCTGCACGATCGCTTCTGGGCGGCCCGCGGGGTGCAGGTCGTCCGGCAGGGCCAGCCGATCGAGCTCGTGGGCGGGGCCGAGCTCTACATGCTGGTCGACCCGCACTGCCTGTCGATCTTCCGCATGGGCGAGATCGTCGACTCCTTCGCCTGGCTGCGGCCCGAGCTGCTGCTGGTGCGCCTGCACAACACCCGCGAGAAGGGGTACCGCGAGCGGGTCGTGACCGATGAGCACGACCGCTTCCGCAGCTTCGAGCGGCACTACGGCACCGGCGACTGGCGGCTGCGGCGCGTGGCGTTCACGCCCTCGCGGAAGATCGCGGTGCGCTGGCAGCAGGACGCCGAGGGCAACCCGTGGAAGCGGCTGCGGAAGGGCGTCCCGCTGGACAAGCGGAGCGCGGTCTCGGTGGAGGGGAGCGTCTACGACAGCGACAACCACGCCGAGCTCAACGACTTCCTCCGCGAGCTGGTGAGCCGGTGGAAGCGGCCGGACACCACGATCGCGCGAGCCGTGGCCCGCGGCGGGGCCAAGCGGCGCGACGCCGCCCACGCCTCGGGCGCCTGGGTGGACGCCGCCGACGCCTCCGACCCCGACGGCTGGGCGGGGCTCCCGCTGGGCGGCGGGCTGGGCAAGGGCCGGCAGCGCCCGCGCGGCGACGGGCCCCGCTTCATCGGGCCGGTGTGGGTGGGCGCCGGCCGCGATCTCTCCGGGGTCGAGTCGGTCGTCGGCCCGGCGGTGCTCTGGGACGCGCCCGAGCGTCGCCCCCGCGTGGAGAAGCTCGAGTGGAACGCGATCGAGCCCACGAAGGTGCTGACCCGCCCGGCCCGCGTGAAGACGCTCACGTCGCTGCAGCGCGGCACGAAGCGCGTCTTCGACGTCGCGATGTCGCTTGCGCTGGGCCTGCCCAGCCTCGCGCTCTTCCCCTTCATCGCCACGGCGATCTACATCGAGGACGGCCGCCCCTTCCTCTTCGGCCACGTCCGCGAGTCACGCAACGGACGCGAGTTCCGCTGCTGGAAGTTCCGGACGATGTACAACAACGCCGAGCACATGAAGGCCAGCCTGGTCCAGAAGAACCAGGCGGACGGCCCGCAGTTCTTCATCGAGAACGACCCCCGGATCACCCGGGTCGGCCGGGTGCTGCGGAAGCTGAACCTCGACGAGCTGCCCCAGCTCTGGAACGTCTTCCGCGGCGAGATGTCGGTGGTGGGGCCGCGGCCGAGCCCATTCAAGGAGAACCAGTTCTGCCCGCCGTGGCGCGAGGCTCGTCTCTCGGTCCGTCCCGGCATCACGGGGCTCTGGCAGGTCAACCGCTCGCGGGAGGACGGCAAGGACTTCCAGGAGTGGATCGAGTACGACATCGAGTACGTCGAGAACGTGAGCTGGAGGCTGGACCTCTGGATCCTCGCGAAGCAGGCGATGAACATCGTCGGGCTCTCGGGGGCCCCCGCCGCGGCGGAGGGCAAGCCGGCGCCCGCGACGCCAGTCGCCGCGCCGGCTCCGCGCGAAGCCGCGGGTCGCGGCTGA